The proteins below are encoded in one region of Takifugu rubripes chromosome 1, fTakRub1.2, whole genome shotgun sequence:
- the LOC101072224 gene encoding mid1-interacting protein 1-B, whose protein sequence is MMMQLLETPNQKNSLFNAMNRFLGAVNNMDQTIMVPSLLRDVPLEEDKEINSLKSDEDEGDMYSYYQLLKSIRRDMEWGINAAGERRLEFTRMNSSTSSISFASLSSEEDEEEEDEDLEKRFQYHLTGLQGVLSKLTQQADTLTRRYKKEIGIGGWGQ, encoded by the coding sequence ATGATGATGCAGCTCCTAGAAACCCCCAAccagaaaaactcccttttcaACGCCATGAATCGTTTCCTTGGCGCCGTAAACAACATGGACCAGACCATCATGGTGCCCAGCTTGCTCCGAGACGTCCcgctggaggaggacaaggagatAAACTCTCTGAAGTCAGACGAGGACGAGGGGGACATGTACAGTTACTACCAGCTTCTCAAATCCATCCGCAGGGACATGGAGTGGGGCATCAACGCCGCCGGCGAGAGGCGCCTGGAGTTCACCCGCATGAACTCGTCCACATCCAGCATCTCTTTTGCGTCACTATCGTccgaagaggatgaggaagaggaggatgaggatttGGAAAAGCGGTTCCAGTATCACCTCACTGGGTTGCAAGGGGTGCTGTCCAAGCTGACCCAGCAGGCTGACACCCTCACCAGGCGCTACAAAAAAGAGATTGGTATTGGAGGATGGGGCCAGTAA